GGCGGTCGAATCTTGCCAGAGATGGAGTCACCAGTGCGGAGGTTAAAGCGGCGGATTTGGCTAGGGGAAACGTAGATATCATCGGGACCGGCGAGGTAGGAGCTGTCTCCAGAACGGAGGAAACCAAATCCATCCTGCAATATCTCGAGTACGCCGTCGCCGAAGATGTCTTCGCCACTTTTCGCGTGTTGCTTGAGGATGGCGAAGATAATGTCCTGTTTGCGCAAGCGCGCCAGGTTTTCCAGCCCCATATTTTCGCCGAGAGTGATCAGGTCAGAAACCGGCGTATTTTTTAATTCGGTAAGATTCATAATGGTGGGTTCTTAAACTCGGGGTAAAACTTGAACTGTTTGTCGTCAATGGTATGGCTAGAGATCCATGCCTGTTTAATGGCGGTCTGTTCCCGGGTCCACTCGATGATCGCATGCAGGATAACGCAGATCTGAGACGAGGAGACGGTAAGGAAAGTGCCGGAATTCAGTTGATACTAACCGTCAGATTGCTGAATGTCTGTAAAACTGTGATGAATACAGCGTTCAACAAGGAAAAAATCTAAAGATGCAAACTAGCAAGGTAAGTTCGTCGTGCAGTGAATTTAACTTAGCACGCCTAAAGCCGGGCGTCCAGCGGTCAGAAAAAAAATCCGCAGCGCAGGACGCCGGTATCGTGTGATTAGCCCAGGTTCGCGTTCAGGAACTCTTTCAGCTGACCTTTAGACAGTGCGCCCACCTTGGTGGCTGCCACTTCGCCGTTCTTGAACAGCAGCAGGGTTGGGATACCGCGGATGCCGTATTTTGGGGCAGTGGCCGGGTTCTCATCGATGTTCAGCTTGGTAACGGTCAGTTTACCTTCGTACTCTTCTGCCACTTCATCAAGAATTGGCGCGATCATTTTGCACGGACCACACCACTCGGCCCAGAAGTCGACCAGGGTCACGCCTTCAGCTTGCAGAACTTGCGTTACGAAGCTGTCATCTGTCAGGTGAATAATTTTATCGCTCATGTTTACTCCAGGAGATTATCTTTACCTAAATGATGTAGCAGGAAGCAGCATCAGGTTAGCGTTATTTCACTCGCTTTTATTTCAACGGATATGCTTTCGTAAAGCAATACTAAGCTGATATTCTACCACACTATGAGCAAAACACACTTAACCGAAAAGAAGTTTTCCGACTTCGCCCTGCACGCTCAGGTGATTGAAGCCCTTGAAACTAAAGGCTTTCAAAATTGCACGCCTATTCAGGCGCTGGCATTACCGTTTACGCTCTCCGGGCGTGATGTAGCAGGTCAGGCGCAAACCGGTACCGGCAAAACGATGGCGTTTCTGACGTCAACGTTTCATCATCTTCTCTCTCACCCCGCTCCGGAAGGTCGCCAGGTTAATCAACCGCGCGCGCTGATTCTGGCTCCGACCCGCGAACTGGCGGTTCAGATCCATGCGGATGCAGAGCCGCTGGCGCAGGTAACCGGACTGAAACTCGGTCTGGCTTACGGTGGCGATGGCTACGATAAGCAACTGAAAGTGCTGGAAAGCGGTGTTGATATCCTGATTGGCACCACCGGCCGTTTAATCGATTACGTCAAACAGAACCACGTTAATCTGGGCGCGATCCAGGTGGTGGTACTTGACGAAGCCGATCGCATGTTCGATCTCGGCTTTATTAAAGACATCCGCTGGCTGTTCCGCCGCATGCCTGCCGCCAACCAGCGCCTGAATATGTTGTTCTCCGCCACGCTGTCATTCCGCGTGCGTGAACTGGCTTTTGAGAACATGAACAACGCGGAATACGTAGAAGTCGAGCCAGAGCAAAAAACCGGACACCGTATTAAAGAAGAGCTGTTCTACCCTTCCAACGAAGAAAAAATGCGTTTGCTGCAAACGCTGCTGGAAGAAGAGTGGCCGGATCGCGCCATCATTTTTGCCAACACCAAGCACCGCTGTGAAGATATCTGGGGCCACCTGGCCGCCGATGGTCACCGCGTGGGTCTGCTGACAGGCGACGTGGCGCAGAAAAAGCGCCTGCGTATCCTGGAAGATTTCACTAAGGGTGATGTCGATATCCTGGTGGCGACCGACGTGGCCGCGCGTGGTCTGCATATCCCGGCCGTGACGCACGTCTTCAACTACGATCTGCCTGACGATCGTGAAGACTACGTGCACCGTATTGGCCGTACCGGCCGTGCCGGTGCCAACGGTCACTCAATCAGCCTCGCCTGTGAAGAGTACGCGCTGAACCTGCCGGCGATTGAAGAGTATATCGGTCACAGCATTCCGGTCAGCCGCTATAACAGCGATGCGCTGATGAGCGAACTGCCGCCGCCGAAGCGTTTAACCCGCAACCGCACCGGTAACAACCTGCGTCGTGGCGGCAACAACAATCGCCGTGGCAGCGCGCCGCGCAGCCCCAACCGCAAACGCCCGGGTTAAGCCACCATGCTGAGCGCGTCATCACTTTATGCTGCCATCGATCTCGGATCGAACAGTTTTCATATGCTGGTGGTGCGCGAAGTGGCTGGCAGTATCCAGACCATTGCCCGCATCAAACGCAAGGTGCGCCTGGCGGCCGGGCTGGACAGCCAAAGCCAGCTCTCTGGTGAAGCCATGGAGCGCGGCTGGCAGTGCCTGCGGCTGTTTTCCGAACAGCTGCAGGATATCCCGTCGGAACAGATCCGCGTGGTGGCGACCGCCACCTTGCGTATCGCCGCTAACGCCGGCGAGTTCCTGATCGCTGCTCAACAGATCCTCGGTTGCCCGATCAACGTGATCAGCGGTGAAGAGGAGGCGCGCCTGATCTACCAGGGGGTAGCCCACACCACCGGTGGTGCGGATAAACGTCTGGTGGTGGATATCGGCGGCGGCAGCACCGAGCTGGTTACCGGCAAGGGCGCGCAAACGACCGCGCTGTTCAGCCTGTCGATGGGCTGCGTCACCTGGCTGGAACGCTATTTCGCCGATCGCCACCTTGGCCGTGAGAACTTCGCTCAGGCAGAGGCCGCCGCCCGTGAGATGATCCGTCCGGTGGCCGCGGTGTTGCGCGAGCAGGGCTGGCAGATCTGTGTCGGCGCGTCCGGCACCGTGCAGGCGCTGCAGGAAATCATGATGGCGCAGGGCATGGACGAGCGGATTACGCTCGGCAAGCTGCAGCAGTTGAAGCAGCGCGCCATTCAGTGCGGCAAGCTGGAAGAGCTGGAGATCGAAGGCCTGACGCTGGAGCGGGCGCTGGTGTTCCCCAGCGGCCTGTCGATCCTGATCGCCATCTTTATCGAGCTGAATATCGAGAGTATGACGCTGGCCGGTGGCGCGCTGCGCGAAGGCCTGGTCTACGGCATGCTGCACCTGCCGGTGGATCGCGATATTCGCAGCAGGACGCTGCACAACGTTCAACGCCGTTTTGCGATCGATGCAGAACAGGCCGAGCGCGTCCGCCAGCTGGCCGAGAGTTTCGCCCGCCAGATTAGCCAGAACTGGAAGCTGGATGACATCAGCCGGGAGCTGCTGGACAGCGCCTGTCTGATCCATGAAATTGGGTTGAGCGTCGATTTCCGTCAGGCGCCACAGCATGCGGCCTATCTGGTGCGCAATCTCGATCTGCCCGGCTTTACCCCGGCCCAGAAAAAGCTGCTGGCAACCCTGCTGCAGAATCAGCGAAACGGCATCGATCTGGCGTTACTGAGCCAGCAAAATGCCGTGCCGCCGCGGGTGGCGGAACGTCTTTCGCGCCTGCTGCGGCTGGCGATCATTTTTGCCAGCCGCCGCCGCGATAATACGCTGCCTGCGGTGCGCCTGCTGGCGGAGGAAGACACCCTGACGCTGACCCTGCCAGCCGGCTGGCTGGAAGCCCATCCGCTGCGCGCCGAGCTGCTTGAGCAGGAAGTGCACTGGCAAAGTTATGTGCACTGGTCGCTGACGATTGTCTGAACATTAAACCGGAAGGCGATGTATGTCACCTTCCGGTATCTTTATTACTCTTCGATAGTCAGATTGTAATGCTGAATAATGGCTGCCATTATCTTCGTTGAAATCAGTTCATGGACATAGGTTGTTGGATGCACGTTATCCCAGAACAGGTGAACCTTATCATGTTGACATGATGGCGAAGGTTTGAAATTAAAAATATAATCCGGCAAGGGTAAAATGTTGTTGATGTCCAGGCAGGCATTTTTTACATCATCAATGCCATGCTCCCCCGGGTTTTTCACCAGGTCATTGAAGATTTTCTCAACATCAAGAAGATGAATATCAACGTTACCTCGGTTACGGTATTCATGGCGTTTTACGCTCTCTTTTATTCCGTTGTTAAGGACGCGTACGTAATCTTTTAACCTGAGCCTTTCGCTATCAGACTTATCCTGCATCCCCGGCACCAGAGAAACATCAGGTGCCGTCATTACGATGATGCTCTTCGCTCCCAGGCTCGTCAGCCGGGAAATCCCTTTATCGATATTAGATATCATCTCTTCAGGTTCAATATCACCATTCATCAGATCATTACCGCCGGCCATGATTGAAAAGAGCGATTTCCCTGCATTGTAGTTTTTGTCTTCATTCATATAAGAAACGAAAGAGTCGATCTGCTTGTCAATTCCAGGGATCTTAATCAGCCCCAGTACAGAGGTATCTTTTGTTTCAGCCCCTCCCACCGCCCAGTTATAGGAATGAATCCCCAGATTTCCAGCCAGATACTCGTGCCAGACATAGCCATTACTGAAATGTCCACGATACCAGGTCTTTGAATTCGGGGCTTTCCACATTGATGCATTGAATACGTTGCTGTTGTCAGTAAGGCTGTCACCAAAGGTTATGATACGTTCGAATGCGCCATTTTTCCTCAATCCTTTAGCATCATAATTCATTGACCAGATCGTGTGGTCAAAAGACTGACTATTATCCGCAGCATATATTTCCAACTGTCTGACATTTACCCCCTCACTGGCCAGCGTTTTCCTGCAAATTTCTTCCAGCTTTTTATATGGCGTGTCAGTGTAGAACATATTCTTCCACTGCATTATAAAATTCGACCACCAGTGGCCATTGAGTTTATAGTATCCGCTGCCAGACTCATTTTTTGCCCAGTACCAGGTGCTTCCGGGGTGAGCCTGATTATTGTCCAGACGAGTAATGCATCGCATGTAGGTATAGGTTGACTTTTGCCCTAAAAAAACCCTTTGCGAAGGACGATCATTATTATCAAAATCCGTTTTTATCAATGGTGTTTCGCCCAGATAATTATCCAACTCCACCACCGGGAATACACTTTCCTCATCATCCTCACTCGCGAGTGCAACGGATGACAACGCACCACCTAATAGCACCAATGAAATAGAAAACAGAATATTTTTTTTCACAAAATAACCTTTTGACGTCGAAATAAATTGAACATCAAAGGATAATCACTATCGAAAAAAATTATGACTTTTGAAAACTTAAAACCCATTTACTTTATTAATACAGGGCAGCCAGGTAACTGAAAAAAAACCTTATTTTCTTGCTTTATCCAGCATTGCTCTTAATCCCGCCACCCGGCTCTGCCCGGTCTGCATCCGCTCTTCGGCGCTGACCACTTTACGCTCACTTTCCCAGTTGACATCGTCCTGCGGCAGCTCAAGCAGAAAACGGCTTGGCTCCGGGCGCACCAGCTCACCGTACTGGCGGCGCTCGCGGCACAGGGTGAAGGTCAGCTCTTTCTGTGCGCGGGTAATCCCCACGTAGGCCAGACGCCGCTCCTCCTCGATATTGTTCTCATCAATGCTGCTCTGGTGCGGTAACAGCCCCTCTTCCATGCCGACCATATAGACATAGGGAAACTCCAGCCCTTTGGAGGCGTGCAGGGTCATCAGCTGCACCTGATCAAGCTCCTCGTCACTTTCACCGCGCTCCATCATGTCGCGCAGGGTAAAGCGCGTCACCACCTGGGTCAGCGTCATCGGTTCATCAATGTCGCTGCCTTCCAGCATTTCGGTCATCCACTGGAACAGCGTGTTGACGTTTTTCATACGCATTTCGGCGGCTTTCGGGCTGGCCGAGGTTTCAAACAGCCAGCTCTCGTAGTCAATACCGCGGATCAGATCGCGCACTGCGGCGACCGGCTCGCGTTCCGCCAGCCGTGCCACCTCCTGCAGCCAGCTGGTAAAGCGCTGCAGGGATTCCAGCCCGCGTCCGGTCAGCGTCTGGCTGAGACCCATATCGAAGCTGGCGGTAAACAGGCTTTTATTACGCTGCATTGCCCACTCGCCGAGCTTTTGCAGCGTGGCGGCGCCGATCTCACGGCGTGGCGTGTTAACGATGCGCATAAAGGCGCTGTCATCGTCAGCGTTGGTCAGTACCCGCAGGTAGGCCAGCAGATCTTTGATTTCCGGGCGCGAGAAGAACGAGGTGCCGCCGGAGATGCGGTAAGGGATACGGTTCTGCATCAGCATCTTTTCAAACACGCGCGACTGATGGTTTCCGCGATAGAGGATGGCATAATCCTTGTACTGTGTTTTATTAATAAAGTGGTGGGCGATCAGCTCGCCGATCACCCGCTCCGCCTCATGATCCTCATGGTTGGCGGTCACCACCTTCAGCTCAGCCCCGTAGCCCAGCTCGGAGAACAGTCGCTTTTCAAACACGTGCGGGTTGTTGGCGATCAGGATATTGGCTGCCTTGAGAATACGTTCGGACGAACGGTAGTTCTGCTCCAGCTTGATCACCTGCAGCGCCGGGAAGTCCTCTTTCAACAGCACCAGGTTCTGCGGCCGTGCCCCGCGCCAGGAGTAGATTGACTGGTCGTCGTCACCCACCACGGTAAAACGCGCCCGTGCACCCACCAGCAGCTTCACCAGCTCGTACTGGCTGGTGTTGGTATCCTGGTATTCGTCAACCAGCAGATAGCGAATACGCTGCTGCCAGCGTTCACGCACCTCAAGGTTGCGCTGGAACAGCAGCGTCGGCAGCAGGATCAGATCATCGAAGTCCAGTACGTTGCAGGACTTCAGATGCCTGTCATACAGTGCATAACAGTGGGCGAACAGCTTGTCGCGCTCCGACTGTGCGCCTGCCGCTGCCCGCGACGGATCCAGCAGATCGTTCTTCCAGTTGGAGATCGTCGAGATCAGCTGCTGCAGCAGGTTTTTGTCGTTCTCCAGCCACTCTTCGGTGAGATCTTTCAGCAGCGCCAGCTGATCCTGATCGTCAAACAGTGAAAAGTTGGATTTCATCCCCAGCGCGGCGTACTCGCGTTTAATAATCTCCAGCCCGAGGGTATGGAAGGTCGAAATCATCAGCCCGCGCGCCTCTTTACGCCCCAGCGTCTGCGCCACGCGCTCTTTCATCTCGCGCGAGGCCTTATTGGTGAAGGTCACCGCAGCGATATGTCGCGCCTGATAACCGCATTCGCGGATCAGGTGGGCAATTTTATTGGTAATCACTCGCGTCTTGCCCGAACCGGCTCCGGCCAGCACCAGGCAGGGCCCGGTGACAAATTCGACGGCGTGTTGCTGACCAGGATTAAGACGCATAGCTTGAAAATTCCACAGGTATAAACAGGCGGGCAGTATACCCAAAGATGCCCGGACTGTGGAGGCGTGAGGTCAGCTATCTGCCAGACGCAAAGCTTATCGTCGGTAAATCAACAACATGCGCCCCGCCGTCAACCACCAGCGCAGCACCGGTGATATAGGAGGCCAGA
This portion of the Erwinia sp. E602 genome encodes:
- the trxA gene encoding thioredoxin TrxA, with the protein product MSDKIIHLTDDSFVTQVLQAEGVTLVDFWAEWCGPCKMIAPILDEVAEEYEGKLTVTKLNIDENPATAPKYGIRGIPTLLLFKNGEVAATKVGALSKGQLKEFLNANLG
- the rhlB gene encoding ATP-dependent RNA helicase RhlB; this translates as MSKTHLTEKKFSDFALHAQVIEALETKGFQNCTPIQALALPFTLSGRDVAGQAQTGTGKTMAFLTSTFHHLLSHPAPEGRQVNQPRALILAPTRELAVQIHADAEPLAQVTGLKLGLAYGGDGYDKQLKVLESGVDILIGTTGRLIDYVKQNHVNLGAIQVVVLDEADRMFDLGFIKDIRWLFRRMPAANQRLNMLFSATLSFRVRELAFENMNNAEYVEVEPEQKTGHRIKEELFYPSNEEKMRLLQTLLEEEWPDRAIIFANTKHRCEDIWGHLAADGHRVGLLTGDVAQKKRLRILEDFTKGDVDILVATDVAARGLHIPAVTHVFNYDLPDDREDYVHRIGRTGRAGANGHSISLACEEYALNLPAIEEYIGHSIPVSRYNSDALMSELPPPKRLTRNRTGNNLRRGGNNNRRGSAPRSPNRKRPG
- the gppA gene encoding guanosine-5'-triphosphate,3'-diphosphate diphosphatase, which translates into the protein MLSASSLYAAIDLGSNSFHMLVVREVAGSIQTIARIKRKVRLAAGLDSQSQLSGEAMERGWQCLRLFSEQLQDIPSEQIRVVATATLRIAANAGEFLIAAQQILGCPINVISGEEEARLIYQGVAHTTGGADKRLVVDIGGGSTELVTGKGAQTTALFSLSMGCVTWLERYFADRHLGRENFAQAEAAAREMIRPVAAVLREQGWQICVGASGTVQALQEIMMAQGMDERITLGKLQQLKQRAIQCGKLEELEIEGLTLERALVFPSGLSILIAIFIELNIESMTLAGGALREGLVYGMLHLPVDRDIRSRTLHNVQRRFAIDAEQAERVRQLAESFARQISQNWKLDDISRELLDSACLIHEIGLSVDFRQAPQHAAYLVRNLDLPGFTPAQKKLLATLLQNQRNGIDLALLSQQNAVPPRVAERLSRLLRLAIIFASRRRDNTLPAVRLLAEEDTLTLTLPAGWLEAHPLRAELLEQEVHWQSYVHWSLTIV
- a CDS encoding SGNH/GDSL hydrolase family protein encodes the protein MKKNILFSISLVLLGGALSSVALASEDDEESVFPVVELDNYLGETPLIKTDFDNNDRPSQRVFLGQKSTYTYMRCITRLDNNQAHPGSTWYWAKNESGSGYYKLNGHWWSNFIMQWKNMFYTDTPYKKLEEICRKTLASEGVNVRQLEIYAADNSQSFDHTIWSMNYDAKGLRKNGAFERIITFGDSLTDNSNVFNASMWKAPNSKTWYRGHFSNGYVWHEYLAGNLGIHSYNWAVGGAETKDTSVLGLIKIPGIDKQIDSFVSYMNEDKNYNAGKSLFSIMAGGNDLMNGDIEPEEMISNIDKGISRLTSLGAKSIIVMTAPDVSLVPGMQDKSDSERLRLKDYVRVLNNGIKESVKRHEYRNRGNVDIHLLDVEKIFNDLVKNPGEHGIDDVKNACLDINNILPLPDYIFNFKPSPSCQHDKVHLFWDNVHPTTYVHELISTKIMAAIIQHYNLTIEE
- the rep gene encoding DNA helicase Rep; the protein is MRLNPGQQHAVEFVTGPCLVLAGAGSGKTRVITNKIAHLIRECGYQARHIAAVTFTNKASREMKERVAQTLGRKEARGLMISTFHTLGLEIIKREYAALGMKSNFSLFDDQDQLALLKDLTEEWLENDKNLLQQLISTISNWKNDLLDPSRAAAGAQSERDKLFAHCYALYDRHLKSCNVLDFDDLILLPTLLFQRNLEVRERWQQRIRYLLVDEYQDTNTSQYELVKLLVGARARFTVVGDDDQSIYSWRGARPQNLVLLKEDFPALQVIKLEQNYRSSERILKAANILIANNPHVFEKRLFSELGYGAELKVVTANHEDHEAERVIGELIAHHFINKTQYKDYAILYRGNHQSRVFEKMLMQNRIPYRISGGTSFFSRPEIKDLLAYLRVLTNADDDSAFMRIVNTPRREIGAATLQKLGEWAMQRNKSLFTASFDMGLSQTLTGRGLESLQRFTSWLQEVARLAEREPVAAVRDLIRGIDYESWLFETSASPKAAEMRMKNVNTLFQWMTEMLEGSDIDEPMTLTQVVTRFTLRDMMERGESDEELDQVQLMTLHASKGLEFPYVYMVGMEEGLLPHQSSIDENNIEEERRLAYVGITRAQKELTFTLCRERRQYGELVRPEPSRFLLELPQDDVNWESERKVVSAEERMQTGQSRVAGLRAMLDKARK